The Cytophagales bacterium DNA segment TTGCCTTATTTGATCTCTGGTGATGATGGTGAGTTGTATTTATCCTGGGTAGAGCAATTGGGAGATACCGCGCTTCTGAAATACACGAAATGGGAAGGAAATAACTGGTCTTCTACCGAGGACATTGCTTCTGGTACGGATTGGTTTGTCAATTGGGCTGATTATCCCATGTTGGCCGCTAGTAAGGATGGAGGAATGGTCGCGCATTATCTAGCGAAAAATTCTGGAGGCACCTATTCTTATGATGTGAACATTACAAGAAGGGTAGACAATTCCTGGACTTCTGCATTAATTCCTCATCAGGACAGCACACCAACGGAACACGGATTTGCAACGATGATCCCCACGGCAAGCAATGGATTTCAACTGGCCTGGCTGGATGGCAGAAACACTTCCGGAGGTCATGGTGAACACCAGGGAGCTATGACAATAAGAGCTGCCATGCTGGATGATCAGGGAGCGATTTCTAACGAAGTGGAGTTGGACAATCGTGTTTGTGATTGCTGTCAAACCGGTGGTGCTATGACCGCAAATGGACCGGTTATAGTTTATCGTGATCGCTCTGAAATGGAAGTTCGAGACATGTCTATTGTTAGACTGGTAGACGGAGAATGGACTGCACCTCAAACGATCTATGCCGACAATTGGAAGATTGAAGGCTGTCCGGTCAATGGACCCAGAGCCGATGCGGTGGGTAACACCTTGGCGGTAGCCTGGTTTGCCGCTCCTAATAAGCAACCGCAAGTAAAATTGATCTTCTCGGAGGATGGAGGCGCAAGCTTTGGTAATCCAGTAACCATTGATAATCAAATGCCTCTGGGACGTGTAGATGTTGTGATGATCGATGAAGAGAAAGCCATGGTCAGCTGGCTAGGTCGTGAAGGGGAAAACAGTGTCATTAAAGCCAGGATCGTGAGTAAGACTGGAC contains these protein-coding regions:
- a CDS encoding exo-alpha-sialidase is translated as MKGAYIFLFLLILGCTQGPKEQDPEVKQELAAVTSPAVGNSSLPYLISGDDGELYLSWVEQLGDTALLKYTKWEGNNWSSTEDIASGTDWFVNWADYPMLAASKDGGMVAHYLAKNSGGTYSYDVNITRRVDNSWTSALIPHQDSTPTEHGFATMIPTASNGFQLAWLDGRNTSGGHGEHQGAMTIRAAMLDDQGAISNEVELDNRVCDCCQTGGAMTANGPVIVYRDRSEMEVRDMSIVRLVDGEWTAPQTIYADNWKIEGCPVNGPRADAVGNTLAVAWFAAPNKQPQVKLIFSEDGGASFGNPVTIDNQMPLGRVDVVMIDEEKAMVSWLGREGENSVIKARIVSKTGRAEPAMTIAQSNESRGSGFPQMAYHNGEMWFAWADLAEDSNSVKVAKMGM